In one Carassius carassius chromosome 48, fCarCar2.1, whole genome shotgun sequence genomic region, the following are encoded:
- the LOC132131210 gene encoding basigin-like, translating to MRRKLFEVILAVFIGWFHAEALKDPAITTNPEVVDKNMTSVTLSCNLNNNSSFVKGHYWTFNGKIIDQSESSSVDRYIKHEIKKVDYHSAGLYACVFLTEPQENATIKVKAVPHAVAYKHSENANEKDKAVLTCVSHGYPDPTDWSWFKLKDDDDEDKMPIVNNTGENKYEIKNTPNKTMLYVNDLDINEDMGIYQCQGINEMGSTSDKIQLHVRSQLAALWPFLGIVAEVIILITIIFIYEKRRKPDEINDDDDSGSAPLKSNAATNHKDKNVRQRNSN from the exons ATCCAGCCATCACGACCAATCCAGAGGTGGTGGACAAGAACATGACCTCTGTAACTCTCAGCTGCAATCTTAACAACAATTCTTCTTTCGTCAAAGGCCACTATTGGACCTTTAATGGCAAGATTATTGACCAGTCCGAATCAAGTAGTGTTGACCGTTACATTAAACATGA AATTAAAAAGGTTGATTACCACTCTGCTGGACTATATGCATGTGTCTTCCTAACAGAACCTCAGGAAAATGCAACCATTAAAGTTAAAG CTGTCCCACATGCAGTGGCCTACAAACACTCTGAAAATGCTAATGAGAAAGACAAGGCTGTCCTGACATGTGTGAGCCATGGATACCCCGATCCTACTGACTGGAGTTGGTTCAAGCtcaaagatgatgatgatgaagataag ATGCCCATTGTCAATAACACTGGTGAAAACAAGTATGAGATAAAGAACACCCCCAACAAGACCATGCTGTATGTGAATGATCTGGACATCAACGAGGACATGGGCATATACCAGTGCCAAGGCATCAATGAAATGGGATCAACCAGCGATAAGATTCAGCTGCATGTGCGTAGCCAGCTGGCTGCCCTTTGGCCATTCCTCGGCATTGTCGCTGAGGTCATTATCCTCATCACCATCATTTTCATCTACGAGAAGAGGAGAAAGCCAGACGAGATCAATGATG ATGATGACTCAGGATCTGCACCACT GAAGAGCAACGCCGCTACCAACCACAAAGACAAAAATGTCCGGCAAAGGAACTCCAACTGA